CAGATATGGTTTCCCCGGCCACATTCTCACCTGTTCTTGAAAATCCTTGTGGCGGcgatttttctgaaaatttataCTTGATGAATGTGAACAATAATCCAAACCCGAATTCAGAAATCGATCCAATCTGCAACCGATTAATCCCATCTCCACCAATCCTTCAAGGATTTTGTCCTGCTGATGACCTGGGATTTGATTCTACCATGAGCTATAATGAGAAACTATCCCCATTTCCACCCGCACCGATGGATTCAGTCATTTCTCAGCAACTTTTTTCTTGGCCTATGGCAAGCAACTTCGAAAGTTTCCGCCAAAATCACCACCAAGTCCTTAATCAAGATGACACCTTCATGCTAAGTACTTTTGAGAATCCATCCACAGAGCTTCTTGATGGCAACAAGTTCTTCAGCCCTAATGAAAGATTACAAGATTATGTTCAAGACTTACCAATGGCTGATCCCATATTTCCAAAATTCGACGGGACAGAATTTGGGATACCTTTTTCATCTGCTGTGCAAGAACAAGTTTTTGGACCGGTGTCTGAAGGGGTCTACGAATGTGACATGAACGCCGCCCCACTGCGTCATATAGATTACGTTGAACCTCTCAGGGGGGCATTCACATCATCCACCCAATCCTCAACAGTCTCGGACATCGCATCTCCGCCAGCCTTTGATGATCTGCTGCCTCCACTCCCATGCAGCAGCCCTTTTCACGTGAGCCCTAGTGCTACTGCTTTTCTATCAAGCTGGGATGAGATCTCCAGTATTTATGAATAATTTTCTGAAGTAGAATGGCTTGTTTATCAATTGTTACGATCGATACCTGGGAAGAAAACCTAATAATTTTCCAGCTTCAAGAATGTTTGTTCATATATAAGTTTATTTTGTTGGATTGGATTTTTAGCTAGGTAGCATTAATAGTTAGACCATATAGCATAATAAATAACTATATAACATTGCGCAGGTGTGTTGCATGTGACATCACGCTTCCTAGTTCGCGCACGTGTGTTGCACGTTAAGTCGCATATTTTGCGCACGTGTTTTGCACGTGACGTCACGTTTCCTAGTTTGCGCACGTGTGTTGCACGTGAAGTCGCATATTTTGCGCACGTGAAGTCACGTTTCCtataaatgaaaattaataaattcaatgtTGTCATATATTAACATATATAAATTAAAGTATGTATATATCTTGTTCATACATTTTCAATATTAATAAACTAAATAGCTAGGATAAGTAAAATTGaacatttgaaattatttttttttatgatccaTGGGTTAAGTAATATCCAACGTTTGAAATTATttgtttttgttcttgtttcttttagatttgtCTCATATATAGGCAACTTGTATGCATATTTTTGTCACTAGCTTAATTGtacattttttctattttctcattattaattcttttattttattaaaatatcacaaataattaaaaatcatttataaaaatagaaaattacaataaaatttgGATTTAAGCAAAATGAATCAAATCCAACTGTACTTGTGGAAATACAtgagatttttttaatttttttggtaatATATTTGTGACTACTTGTTTGTTTTGAATAAACCCCCTTTAATTATTATTGAATGAACTCCATAACTAGGGAAAGTTATAATTCGAATAATTTCCAAtattggattatgaatgaactGCGAAAACCAATTTTGTAAATCGCATATCAATACTTGAGACAAAATAagtgaaataaatttttataaggaatatttgaaataatatgTAAATTTTCTATCGTTATTGTGTTATTGGATTTATGTTAATTTGTATTAACAAAAAGATCGTTTTTACTTTTTAcaattaggaaaaaaaaaagctaTATATAGCATGTATGTAGTACGATTGTTGCACGTGAAGTCATGTttcctaaaaataaaaattaataagttAATGTTGtgatatattaaattaattacacAAATTAAATACAAGAGATTAAATAATGT
This window of the Primulina tabacum isolate GXHZ01 chromosome 12, ASM2559414v2, whole genome shotgun sequence genome carries:
- the LOC142521234 gene encoding uncharacterized protein LOC142521234; its protein translation is MAQHSCCNKQMVKRGLWSPEEDEKLINYITTHGHVCWRSVPEFAGLQRCGKSCRLRWINYLRPDLKRGSFTRREASIVIELHRTLGNRWSQIAKHLPGRTDNEVKNFWNSSIKKKFIAQQNQIFHAADMVSPATFSPVLENPCGGDFSENLYLMNVNNNPNPNSEIDPICNRLIPSPPILQGFCPADDLGFDSTMSYNEKLSPFPPAPMDSVISQQLFSWPMASNFESFRQNHHQVLNQDDTFMLSTFENPSTELLDGNKFFSPNERLQDYVQDLPMADPIFPKFDGTEFGIPFSSAVQEQVFGPVSEGVYECDMNAAPLRHIDYVEPLRGAFTSSTQSSTVSDIASPPAFDDLLPPLPCSSPFHVSPSATAFLSSWDEISSIYE